One window from the genome of Candidatus Methylomirabilota bacterium encodes:
- a CDS encoding class I fructose-bisphosphate aldolase, with protein MSEELEQVAAALVADGKGILAADETVGTLSKRFAALGIPSTEQSRRAYREMLFTAAGAAEFVSGVIMYEETIRQTSASGTPLAEVLSAQGIIPGIKVDTGAKRLAGSPDETVTEGLDGLRDRLAEYHRMGARFAKWRAVIRIAGSLPSPACLSVNAHALGRYAAVCQEQRLVPIVEPEVLMDGAHGIERCEQVTGAVLHAVFDALFEQGVSLPSMLLKPNMVIAGARCPRPASVPEVATATVRCLRRHVPAAVPGIVFLSGGQSDRLATAHLNAINQLPDGKPWKISFSYGRALQDPALQAWHGREENVKAAQEALYHRVRCNGAASLGTYTEEMETALVPSGRAGEWEDD; from the coding sequence ATGAGCGAGGAACTCGAGCAGGTCGCCGCGGCGCTGGTGGCCGACGGCAAGGGCATCCTGGCGGCGGACGAGACCGTCGGGACCCTGAGCAAGCGATTCGCCGCGCTCGGGATCCCGTCGACCGAGCAGAGCCGACGCGCCTACCGGGAGATGCTGTTCACCGCGGCGGGCGCGGCCGAGTTCGTCAGCGGCGTGATCATGTACGAGGAGACGATCCGCCAGACGAGCGCGTCGGGGACACCGCTCGCCGAGGTGCTCTCCGCCCAGGGCATCATTCCCGGCATCAAGGTCGATACCGGGGCGAAGCGGCTCGCCGGCTCACCCGACGAGACGGTCACCGAGGGCCTCGACGGGCTGCGCGATCGCCTGGCCGAGTACCATCGCATGGGCGCTCGGTTCGCCAAGTGGCGAGCGGTCATCCGGATCGCGGGCTCCCTGCCGAGCCCGGCGTGCCTGAGCGTGAACGCGCATGCGCTCGGCCGCTACGCCGCGGTGTGCCAGGAGCAGCGACTGGTGCCGATCGTGGAGCCCGAGGTGCTGATGGACGGCGCGCACGGGATCGAGCGGTGCGAGCAGGTGACCGGCGCCGTCCTGCACGCGGTGTTCGATGCGCTGTTCGAGCAGGGCGTGTCGCTGCCGTCGATGCTGCTCAAGCCCAACATGGTCATCGCGGGCGCGCGGTGTCCGCGCCCGGCCTCCGTGCCGGAGGTCGCGACCGCCACCGTGCGGTGCCTGCGGCGGCACGTGCCGGCGGCGGTGCCCGGCATCGTGTTCCTGTCGGGCGGCCAGAGCGACCGGCTGGCGACCGCCCACCTGAACGCCATCAACCAGCTTCCGGACGGCAAGCCCTGGAAGATCAGCTTCTCGTACGGCCGCGCGCTCCAGGACCCGGCGCTGCAGGCGTGGCACGGTCGTGAGGAGAACGTGAAGGCGGCTCAGGAGGCCCTCTATCACCGGGTTCGGTGCAACGGGGCGGCGAGCCTGGGGACCTACACCGAGGAGATGGAGACCGCGCTGGTTCCGAGCGGCCGAGCCGGCGAGTGGGAAGACGATTGA
- a CDS encoding aminotransferase class V-fold PLP-dependent enzyme: protein MTVANGREFLSIPGPTNVPDAVLAAMQRPAIDIYSGDMLEITRSLHADLSKVFRTDSRVYIYAANGHGGWEAALSNVLSRGETVLVLESGLFAVGWGDMAKIMGVKVDVLKGDLRRAVSPEAVTQRLEADTDHEIKAILVVQIDTASGVVNDIPAIRRAIDAARHPALLMVDAVASLGCMPFEMDAWGVDVAMSGSQKGLMTPPGLAFVAGNERAHAAHQKADLRTRYWDWTFRDGEAHYQKYGGTPPEHLLFGLRKALDLLLAEGLDHAARRHALLAEATRQAVDRWAEARALAINATRPAERASSITCVLTPDRNPQPLLDYCRNRCGVVLGVGIGPLSGRAFRIAHMGHVNAPMVIGTLGAVEMGLTALGIPHGAGGVQRAVDYLSREVAA from the coding sequence ATGACCGTCGCCAATGGCCGCGAGTTCCTGAGCATTCCCGGGCCCACCAACGTGCCCGACGCCGTCCTGGCCGCCATGCAGCGGCCGGCCATCGACATCTACTCCGGCGACATGCTGGAGATCACCCGCTCGCTGCACGCGGACCTGTCGAAGGTCTTCCGCACCGACAGCCGGGTCTACATCTATGCGGCCAACGGGCACGGGGGCTGGGAGGCCGCGCTGAGCAACGTGCTCTCGCGCGGCGAGACGGTGCTGGTGCTCGAGAGCGGGCTCTTCGCGGTCGGCTGGGGCGACATGGCCAAGATCATGGGGGTGAAGGTCGACGTGCTGAAGGGCGACCTGCGCCGCGCGGTGAGCCCGGAGGCGGTCACCCAGCGCCTCGAGGCCGACACCGATCACGAGATCAAGGCGATCCTGGTCGTGCAGATCGACACCGCGTCCGGGGTGGTCAACGACATCCCGGCCATCCGCCGGGCGATCGACGCGGCCCGGCATCCGGCCCTGCTGATGGTCGACGCGGTGGCCTCCCTCGGCTGCATGCCGTTCGAGATGGACGCCTGGGGCGTCGACGTCGCCATGTCCGGCTCGCAGAAGGGCCTGATGACCCCGCCCGGCCTGGCCTTCGTCGCCGGCAACGAGCGCGCGCACGCCGCGCACCAGAAGGCGGATCTGCGCACGCGCTACTGGGACTGGACGTTTCGCGACGGCGAGGCGCACTACCAGAAGTACGGCGGCACCCCGCCGGAGCATCTGCTCTTCGGGCTGCGCAAGGCGCTCGACCTGCTGCTGGCCGAGGGCCTCGACCACGCCGCGCGCCGGCACGCGCTGCTCGCCGAGGCCACGCGCCAGGCGGTCGACCGCTGGGCGGAGGCACGGGCGCTGGCCATCAATGCGACGCGACCGGCGGAGCGGGCCAGCTCGATCACGTGCGTGCTGACGCCGGACCGCAATCCGCAGCCGCTGCTCGACTACTGCCGCAATCGCTGCGGCGTCGTCCTGGGCGTGGGCATCGGCCCGCTGTCCGGTCGCGCGTTCCGCATCGCCCACATGGGCCATGTCAACGCGCCGATGGTGATCGGCACGCTCGGCGCCGTCGAGATGGGGCTGACCGCGCTGGGCATCCCGCACGGAGCGGGCGGCGTACAGCGAGCCGTCGACTACCTGAGCCGCGAGGTCGCGGCCTAG
- a CDS encoding Rieske 2Fe-2S domain-containing protein, producing MLSREENERLTRVGPGTPMGITMRRYWIPALLARELPAPDCPPVRVRMLGEDLIAFRDTEGRIGLLDEYCPHRRASLYFGRNEACGLRCVYHGWKYDTEGRCVDMMNEPDSESFREKIFITSYPTLELGGLVWAYLGPAERTPAPPAFGWTRIPASHITVSKVIQETNWLQGLEGGIDTSHAPILHRLLTPNTTRPGFKPDNPFVRGKPPTLAVDVTDYGYRYAGIRTLDEGSIHVRTYHFILPFHQIRPSRSESGVPLMAGHTWVPIDDETTMVFNWEFSTTDAPLTEEDRLERRLGNGPLDVDQATFRSKRNRQNDYLLDRQVQKTESFTGIDGINTQDRAIQESMGPIVDRSREHLGPADRAVIQARRLLLEAVKTVEDGGAPRAIAPTYGSLVAAEAVLPRDADWRDATLPAGSQIAQTV from the coding sequence ATGCTGTCACGCGAGGAGAACGAGCGCCTCACGCGAGTCGGCCCCGGCACCCCGATGGGCATCACGATGCGGCGCTACTGGATCCCGGCGCTGCTCGCGCGCGAATTGCCCGCCCCCGACTGTCCCCCGGTGCGCGTGCGCATGCTGGGCGAGGACCTGATCGCGTTTCGCGACACCGAGGGCCGCATCGGGCTGCTCGACGAGTACTGCCCGCACCGGCGAGCCTCGCTCTACTTCGGGCGCAACGAGGCGTGCGGGCTCCGCTGCGTCTACCACGGCTGGAAGTACGACACCGAGGGCCGCTGCGTGGACATGATGAACGAGCCGGACAGCGAGTCCTTCCGCGAGAAGATCTTCATCACGTCCTACCCCACCCTGGAGCTTGGCGGGCTGGTGTGGGCCTATCTCGGCCCGGCCGAGCGCACGCCGGCGCCGCCCGCCTTCGGCTGGACGCGCATCCCGGCCAGCCACATCACGGTCTCCAAGGTCATCCAGGAGACGAACTGGCTGCAAGGACTCGAAGGCGGCATCGACACCTCGCACGCGCCGATCCTGCATCGGCTGCTCACCCCGAACACCACCCGGCCCGGCTTCAAGCCCGATAACCCGTTCGTGCGGGGCAAGCCGCCCACCCTCGCGGTGGACGTCACCGACTACGGCTATCGCTACGCGGGCATCCGCACGCTCGACGAGGGGAGCATCCACGTGCGCACGTATCACTTCATCCTGCCCTTCCACCAGATCCGCCCGTCGCGCTCGGAGAGCGGCGTGCCGCTGATGGCCGGGCACACGTGGGTGCCGATCGACGACGAGACCACCATGGTCTTCAACTGGGAGTTCAGCACCACCGACGCCCCGCTCACCGAGGAGGACCGCCTGGAGCGGCGGCTCGGCAACGGCCCGCTCGACGTGGATCAGGCCACGTTCCGCTCGAAGCGGAACCGGCAGAACGACTATCTGCTCGACCGCCAGGTGCAGAAGACGGAGAGCTTCACCGGCATCGACGGCATCAACACCCAGGACCGCGCCATCCAGGAGAGCATGGGCCCCATCGTGGACCGGAGCCGCGAGCACCTCGGTCCCGCCGATCGCGCGGTCATCCAGGCGCGCCGGCTCCTGCTGGAGGCGGTGAAGACGGTGGAGGACGGCGGGGCCCCGCGCGCGATCGCGCCCACCTACGGCAGCCTGGTCGCCGCGGAGGCGGTGCTCCCGCGCGACGCCGACTGGCGCGACGCCACGCTGCCGGCAGGATCTCAGATCGCGCAAACCGTCTGA
- the cydB gene encoding cytochrome d ubiquinol oxidase subunit II produces the protein MFELWYAIVALMFAIYVALDGYDLGAGILSPLVARTDAERRQVLAAIGPYWDGNEVWLIAGGGALFLAFPRVLASGISGFYFAIFLLLWCLIGRGLSIEFRSHVTDPLWRAAWDFMFAAASTLLAVFLGAAFGNLMRGVPLDTNGWFALPLFTDFTAREPVGILDWYTILTGLFALVALAGHGALFLAWKTDGAVQERSRRAAHRLWIAVAALWPVVTLASQAVNPALFPGMGRRWLGIVAVVAAVAGIATVFLRMTRGTGLGAFVGSGAFLLGIIGASAASYFPVMLRATGGDALSMTAYTGGGDEASLRIALRWFLVGLPLALAYFVIVFRLHRGKAVAAREGEGY, from the coding sequence ATGTTTGAGCTGTGGTACGCCATCGTCGCGCTCATGTTCGCGATCTACGTGGCGCTCGACGGCTACGACCTGGGCGCCGGCATCCTGTCGCCGCTGGTGGCGCGCACCGACGCCGAGCGGCGCCAGGTGCTGGCCGCGATCGGTCCCTACTGGGACGGCAACGAGGTGTGGCTGATCGCGGGGGGCGGCGCGCTGTTCCTGGCCTTCCCGCGGGTGCTGGCGTCCGGGATCTCCGGCTTCTACTTCGCGATCTTCCTCCTGCTCTGGTGCCTCATCGGGCGCGGCCTCTCCATCGAGTTTCGCAGCCACGTGACCGATCCGCTCTGGCGCGCGGCCTGGGACTTCATGTTCGCGGCGGCCAGCACGCTGCTCGCGGTGTTCCTGGGGGCGGCCTTCGGCAACCTGATGCGCGGGGTGCCGCTCGACACCAACGGCTGGTTCGCCCTGCCGCTCTTCACCGACTTCACCGCGCGCGAGCCGGTGGGCATCCTCGACTGGTACACGATCCTGACCGGGCTGTTCGCGCTGGTGGCGCTGGCCGGTCACGGCGCGCTGTTCCTGGCCTGGAAGACCGACGGCGCGGTGCAGGAGCGCAGCCGTCGCGCCGCGCACCGGCTGTGGATCGCGGTGGCGGCGCTGTGGCCGGTGGTCACGCTCGCCAGCCAGGCGGTGAACCCGGCGCTCTTCCCGGGCATGGGGCGCCGCTGGCTGGGCATCGTCGCGGTGGTGGCGGCGGTCGCGGGGATCGCGACCGTGTTCCTGCGCATGACCCGGGGCACCGGGCTCGGCGCCTTCGTGGGCTCGGGGGCCTTCCTGCTCGGCATCATCGGGGCGAGCGCGGCGTCGTACTTCCCGGTGATGCTGCGGGCCACCGGCGGCGACGCGCTCTCGATGACCGCCTACACCGGCGGCGGCGACGAGGCGAGCCTGCGCATCGCGCTCCGGTGGTTCCTGGTCGGGCTGCCGCTCGCCCTTGCCTACTTCGTCATCGTGTTCCGCCTGCACCGGGGCAAGGCGGTGGCCGCACGCGAGGGCGAGGGGTATTAG
- a CDS encoding cytochrome ubiquinol oxidase subunit I, whose product MDDALIFHRLQFAFTIVYHYLFPQLTMGLALLIVLMKARGLARGGERWNDAARFWIRIFGINFAVGVVTGIPMEFQFGTNWARFSRYAGGVIGQTLAMEGLFAFFLESSFLSVLVFGERRLSRVGHFLAAVALFVGSWVSGYFIIATNAFMQYPVGHGVAADGTLRLVDFRAFVLSPWALVQYAHNMVAAVVTGAFVVAAVGAYYTLAGRHLPTARLFLRLGVATGLVASLLVAVTGDRQAKLVAAHQPVALAAMEGHFETSTHVGLVIIGQPNVAERRLDNPVVIPWALSFLAYGTFHAGVKGLDEFPPEVWPDNIELLYYAFHIMAGIGTILTAIALLAALLIWRGRLEGNRPMLWILMLAFPLPYIANTVGWMTAELGRQPWLVYGLFRTAEGASPTVHSGTVVFTLMGFCGIYLALGILFVYLIGREIAHGPGPLAEGAPAGPGAAHV is encoded by the coding sequence GTGGACGACGCGCTCATCTTCCACCGCCTGCAGTTCGCGTTCACCATCGTCTACCACTATCTCTTCCCCCAGCTCACCATGGGGCTGGCCCTGTTGATCGTGCTCATGAAGGCGCGCGGGCTCGCGCGGGGCGGGGAGCGGTGGAACGACGCGGCCCGCTTCTGGATCCGGATCTTCGGCATCAACTTCGCGGTCGGGGTGGTCACCGGCATCCCCATGGAGTTCCAGTTCGGCACCAACTGGGCCCGGTTCAGCCGCTACGCGGGCGGGGTGATCGGCCAGACGCTCGCGATGGAGGGACTCTTCGCGTTCTTCCTGGAGTCGAGCTTCCTGTCGGTGCTGGTGTTCGGGGAGCGGCGCCTCTCACGGGTCGGCCACTTCCTCGCCGCCGTCGCCCTCTTCGTGGGCAGCTGGGTGTCCGGCTACTTCATCATCGCGACCAACGCGTTCATGCAATACCCCGTCGGCCACGGGGTCGCGGCGGACGGAACACTGCGGCTGGTCGACTTCCGGGCCTTCGTGCTGAGCCCGTGGGCGCTGGTGCAGTACGCGCACAACATGGTGGCCGCGGTCGTCACCGGCGCGTTCGTGGTGGCCGCGGTGGGCGCCTACTACACGCTCGCCGGACGGCACCTGCCGACGGCACGGCTCTTCCTGCGGCTCGGCGTCGCCACGGGCCTGGTCGCGAGCCTGCTCGTCGCGGTCACCGGCGACCGGCAGGCCAAGCTGGTCGCGGCCCACCAGCCGGTGGCGCTGGCCGCCATGGAGGGCCACTTCGAGACGTCGACCCACGTCGGCCTCGTCATCATCGGGCAGCCCAACGTGGCGGAGCGCCGGCTCGACAACCCGGTGGTGATCCCGTGGGCGCTCTCGTTCCTGGCCTACGGGACGTTCCACGCCGGCGTGAAGGGCCTCGACGAGTTCCCGCCCGAGGTGTGGCCCGACAACATCGAGCTGCTCTACTACGCTTTCCACATCATGGCCGGCATCGGCACCATCCTGACCGCGATCGCGCTGCTCGCGGCCCTGCTGATCTGGCGGGGACGGCTGGAAGGGAATCGCCCGATGCTCTGGATCCTCATGCTCGCGTTCCCGCTGCCGTACATCGCCAACACGGTCGGCTGGATGACCGCCGAGCTGGGTCGTCAGCCGTGGCTCGTCTACGGCCTCTTCCGCACCGCGGAGGGCGCCAGCCCCACCGTGCACTCCGGCACGGTGGTGTTCACGCTCATGGGGTTCTGCGGCATCTATCTGGCGCTGGGCATCCTGTTCGTGTACCTGATCGGGCGCGAGATCGCCCACGGCCCGGGGCCGCTGGCCGAGGGCGCGCCGGCCGGCCCGGGAGCCGCCCATGTTTGA
- a CDS encoding DCC1-like thiol-disulfide oxidoreductase family protein: MSAARFDGGCGLGSRAVDFVLAHDRSAVFRFAALQSTAGQAARARHRLPSDRSDSMALLADGRCYRDSTAVLEILRRLGWPWALPWPLVLVPPPFRDLVDEHVAARRYRWFGRLDAGRLPTAAERERFVS, from the coding sequence ATGTCGGCGGCGCGTTTCGACGGGGGGTGTGGGCTCGGCAGCCGTGCCGTCGATTTCGTGCTGGCCCATGACCGCAGCGCCGTGTTCCGGTTCGCCGCCCTGCAGTCGACCGCGGGGCAGGCGGCGCGGGCGCGGCATCGGCTGCCATCCGACCGCAGCGACTCGATGGCGCTGCTCGCCGACGGGCGGTGCTATCGCGACTCGACGGCGGTGCTCGAGATCTTGCGGCGCCTCGGCTGGCCGTGGGCGTTGCCATGGCCGCTGGTGCTCGTGCCGCCGCCGTTCCGCGATCTGGTCGACGAGCACGTTGCCGCCCGCCGCTATCGCTGGTTCGGCCGGCTCGACGCGGGCCGGCTTCCCACCGCGGCCGAGCGCGAGCGATTCGTGTCCTGA
- a CDS encoding acyl-CoA dehydrogenase family protein gives MTALLDRLEELLPAVQEREAGDPEAYPARTVADLYALGVPGAPFPVVLGGHDGSLRDGVLIVERLAAASPAAALLISMPLALAGFVVAAAAAGPAVHRAACAAQLERVAADYRAGRIYAACNSERGAGGSLAATQTTAQRHGEGFRLTGEKILASFGRHASHFFSTAKVSPDDLPGAGAVEAFFVRTTAPGVEILNDWDGFGMRPTESQTVRYRDAVAEALIGFPNFLEVVQPIPYVVPLFAAISLGCARGLLHALGVPAPRSPALRLRLSDALMRYEAMRAYLLETADGWRPAAGPAYAARAVRAKTYVTQESTRLCADLFALSGGRHYRRTSPAARLLAASFAGTALRPPLPLALDAMMEGFGLE, from the coding sequence ATGACCGCGCTCCTGGACCGACTCGAGGAGCTGCTCCCCGCCGTTCAGGAGCGGGAAGCGGGCGACCCGGAAGCCTACCCGGCCAGGACGGTGGCCGACCTCTACGCGCTGGGCGTGCCCGGCGCGCCGTTTCCGGTCGTCCTCGGCGGCCACGACGGCTCCCTGCGCGACGGCGTGCTGATCGTGGAGCGGCTGGCCGCCGCGTCCCCGGCCGCCGCGCTCCTCATCAGCATGCCGCTGGCCCTGGCCGGCTTCGTCGTGGCCGCGGCTGCGGCCGGGCCGGCCGTTCACCGGGCCGCGTGCGCCGCCCAGCTCGAGCGGGTCGCCGCCGACTATCGGGCGGGCCGGATCTACGCGGCCTGCAACTCCGAGAGGGGCGCGGGCGGCTCGCTGGCCGCGACGCAGACCACCGCCCAGCGGCACGGGGAGGGATTCCGGCTCACCGGTGAGAAGATCCTCGCCTCCTTCGGACGGCACGCGAGCCACTTCTTCTCCACCGCGAAGGTGAGCCCGGACGATCTGCCCGGCGCGGGAGCGGTGGAGGCCTTCTTCGTTCGGACCACCGCGCCGGGGGTGGAGATCCTGAACGACTGGGACGGGTTCGGCATGCGCCCGACCGAGAGCCAGACGGTGCGGTACCGCGACGCGGTCGCGGAGGCGCTCATCGGCTTCCCGAACTTCCTGGAGGTCGTGCAGCCCATCCCCTATGTCGTCCCCCTGTTCGCCGCCATCTCCCTCGGCTGCGCCCGGGGCCTGCTGCACGCGCTGGGCGTTCCGGCGCCGCGGTCGCCCGCGCTGCGGCTGCGACTGTCCGACGCCCTCATGCGTTACGAGGCGATGCGCGCGTACCTGCTCGAGACGGCGGACGGCTGGCGCCCCGCGGCCGGCCCCGCCTACGCCGCCCGCGCGGTGCGGGCCAAGACCTACGTCACGCAGGAGTCCACCCGGCTCTGTGCCGATCTGTTCGCGCTGAGCGGCGGCCGGCACTACCGGCGCACCAGCCCGGCGGCGCGCCTCCTCGCCGCGTCGTTCGCGGGCACCGCCCTGCGCCCGCCGTTGCCGCTGGCCCTCGACGCGATGATGGAGGGCTTCGGCCTCGAATGA